One window from the genome of Crateriforma spongiae encodes:
- a CDS encoding DUF1559 domain-containing protein, protein MQRRHHGFTLVELLVVIAIIGVLVGLLLPAVQSAREAARRMSCSNNAKQIGLALHNYHSAFKQFPVHRAGTTGKKGYNANWNDMVNADDGSRNTHNFRRLSMLVGLLPFIEQQPLWDTISNPVAVQFNGNPAPNGAYPAMGPVPWKGQYTPHRTIVPAFQCPSDAGPPVTFGTTNYAACIGDVAFGIGWANPPKEVKRGMFLSSQIRRFRDVVDGTANTIAIGEITNSLGDRGITSGGAYDIGGSVYLNPQECLDTKDPLRPKFFAPGVLLLGYSGNLGKGGNAGRGNRWMDGGSNFTTMATILAPNSPSCAQVAGDAGDGVWSAGSYHPGGIHVVMGDGSVHFVSEAIDAGDPTVPTVFNGNNNNPAGSPAGIASPYGVWGGLGTTNGREQVSVDDI, encoded by the coding sequence ATGCAACGAAGGCACCACGGATTTACCTTGGTGGAGCTGTTGGTCGTGATCGCGATCATCGGCGTCTTGGTGGGTCTGCTTTTGCCCGCCGTTCAATCGGCACGCGAAGCCGCCCGCCGCATGTCGTGCAGCAACAACGCCAAACAAATCGGCTTGGCACTGCACAATTACCACAGTGCGTTCAAGCAATTCCCCGTCCACCGTGCCGGCACGACGGGAAAGAAGGGCTATAACGCCAATTGGAACGATATGGTCAATGCCGACGACGGCAGCCGTAACACTCACAATTTCCGCCGGCTCAGCATGCTGGTCGGCCTGTTGCCGTTCATCGAACAGCAGCCTCTTTGGGACACGATCAGCAATCCGGTTGCGGTCCAGTTCAACGGAAATCCGGCGCCCAACGGCGCCTACCCGGCAATGGGGCCGGTGCCGTGGAAAGGGCAATACACGCCGCACCGGACGATTGTTCCCGCTTTTCAGTGCCCCAGCGACGCGGGTCCCCCGGTGACGTTCGGCACGACCAACTATGCCGCATGTATCGGCGACGTCGCGTTCGGCATCGGTTGGGCGAACCCGCCCAAGGAAGTCAAACGCGGCATGTTCTTGTCCAGTCAGATTCGACGTTTCCGTGACGTCGTCGACGGGACGGCCAACACGATCGCGATCGGTGAAATCACCAACAGCCTTGGCGACCGTGGCATCACCAGCGGTGGCGCATACGACATTGGCGGCAGTGTGTATTTGAATCCGCAAGAGTGCTTGGATACCAAGGATCCGCTGCGGCCCAAGTTCTTTGCGCCCGGCGTGTTGTTGCTGGGCTACAGCGGCAACCTTGGCAAAGGCGGCAACGCGGGACGCGGGAACCGTTGGATGGACGGCGGCAGCAACTTCACAACGATGGCCACGATCCTGGCGCCCAACAGTCCGTCGTGTGCCCAGGTCGCCGGTGACGCGGGCGACGGGGTATGGAGCGCCGGCAGTTATCACCCCGGCGGCATTCACGTCGTGATGGGTGACGGTTCGGTTCACTTCGTCAGCGAAGCGATCGATGCGGGTGACCCGACGGTGCCGACCGTGTTCAACGGCAATAACAACAACCCGGCGGGTTCGCCGGCCGGTATCGCCAGCCCCTACGGCGTGTGGGGGGGCTTGGGAACGACCAACGGTCGCGAACAAGTTAGCGTCGACGACATTTAA
- a CDS encoding DUF1559 domain-containing protein: MKTFDSSSDGCPSPRRTPQVRSAFTLVELLVVIAIIGVLVGLLLPAVQSAREAARRMSCSNNAKQIGLALHNYHSAFKQFPAQRAGTTGSKGYNGVIDADNNASNKCRLSMFVGLMPFLEQQPLWDTISNPVAVQYNGNAAPNGAYPAMGPVPWTGQYTPWRTVVSSLQCPSDSGPPVTTGTINYAGCVGDVVDQIGSRAPAKEVIRGLFMVAMHRRFRDVVDGTANTIAIGEITNSLGDRGVSGGGSYDDGFNVRLEPDMCAANIDPLRPKFYRDGAMLLGYAAPLGKWEGAGRGNRWADGGGNLSCFNTILPPNSPSCSADGGDSGPGIWSAGSYHPGGCHVVMADGSVHFISEAVDAGDNTVPTVTRPSQGGSAAGIPSPYGVWGGLGTTNGREQVSIDDI, encoded by the coding sequence GTGAAAACTTTCGATTCCTCTTCGGATGGTTGTCCATCCCCGCGGCGTACACCACAAGTCCGTTCGGCATTCACGCTTGTCGAGTTGTTGGTGGTCATTGCGATCATCGGCGTTCTTGTCGGACTTCTGCTTCCCGCGGTCCAGTCGGCTCGCGAAGCCGCCCGCCGCATGTCGTGCAGCAACAACGCCAAGCAAATCGGCTTGGCGCTGCACAATTACCACAGTGCGTTCAAGCAATTCCCCGCCCAACGTGCCGGCACGACCGGGTCGAAGGGCTACAACGGCGTGATCGATGCGGATAACAACGCCAGCAACAAGTGCCGGCTGAGCATGTTCGTGGGGTTGATGCCGTTTCTGGAGCAACAGCCGCTGTGGGACACGATCAGCAATCCTGTGGCCGTTCAGTACAACGGCAACGCGGCCCCCAACGGTGCTTATCCCGCGATGGGACCGGTGCCGTGGACCGGCCAATACACGCCGTGGCGGACGGTTGTTTCGTCGCTGCAGTGCCCCAGCGACAGCGGTCCGCCGGTGACAACGGGGACCATCAATTACGCCGGATGTGTCGGCGACGTGGTGGACCAGATTGGATCCCGTGCCCCGGCCAAAGAAGTCATCCGTGGGTTGTTCATGGTCGCAATGCACCGTCGTTTTCGTGATGTCGTCGACGGCACGGCTAACACGATTGCGATCGGCGAAATCACCAACAGCCTGGGCGACCGTGGCGTCAGCGGTGGCGGTTCCTACGACGACGGATTCAACGTCCGGTTGGAACCCGACATGTGTGCGGCCAACATTGATCCGCTGCGTCCGAAGTTCTATCGCGACGGTGCGATGTTGCTGGGGTACGCCGCGCCGCTGGGCAAATGGGAAGGCGCCGGACGGGGCAATCGATGGGCCGATGGCGGCGGCAACTTGTCCTGCTTCAACACGATTTTGCCGCCCAACAGCCCCAGTTGCTCGGCCGACGGTGGCGACAGCGGGCCCGGAATCTGGAGCGCCGGCAGCTATCACCCCGGCGGTTGTCATGTCGTGATGGCCGACGGATCGGTGCACTTCATCAGCGAAGCGGTGGATGCCGGTGACAATACCGTTCCCACCGTCACGCGGCCCAGCCAAGGCGGATCGGCCGCCGGCATTCCCAGCCCGTACGGTGTCTGGGGTGGTTTGGGCACGACCAACGGTCGAGAACAAGTCAGCATCGACGACATTTAA
- a CDS encoding DUF1559 domain-containing protein, which yields MRSKKSGFTLVELLVVIAIIGVLVGLLLPAVQSAREAARRMSCSNNAKQIGLALHNYHSAFKQFPAHRAGTTGKKGYLASWGEMSAYSTDTHNYRRLSMLVGLLPFIEQQPLWDTISNPVSTQFNGNAAPNGAYPAMGPTPYRNQYTPWRTLISAFNCPSDAGPPVTFGTTNYGACIGDTVRAQGWANMPKEVKRGMFTPANKTRFRDVVDGTANTIAIAELTNSLGDRGVGGGGAYDIGGDINLNPQECLDTRDPLRPKFYAPGVMLFGYSGNLGKWGQAGRGNKWADGGGNMSAVTTILPPNSPSCARGGNDADDGIWSAGSYHPGGCHVVMGDGSVHFVSEAIDSGDSTVAAVGRPQWNGSPAGSPSPYGIWGGLGTINGREQVSVDDL from the coding sequence ATGCGAAGCAAAAAATCAGGCTTCACGTTGGTCGAACTGTTGGTCGTGATCGCGATCATTGGTGTCCTTGTCGGCCTTCTTCTTCCCGCGGTTCAGTCGGCTCGTGAAGCCGCCCGCCGTATGTCGTGCAGCAACAACGCCAAGCAAATCGGGCTGGCGCTGCACAACTATCACAGCGCGTTCAAGCAATTCCCCGCTCACCGCGCCGGCACCACCGGCAAGAAGGGCTACCTGGCCAGCTGGGGTGAAATGAGTGCTTACAGCACCGACACGCACAACTATCGCCGGCTGAGCATGTTGGTCGGTTTGTTGCCGTTCATCGAGCAGCAACCTTTGTGGGACACGATCAGCAATCCGGTGTCAACGCAATTCAACGGCAATGCGGCACCCAACGGTGCTTATCCCGCGATGGGCCCGACCCCGTATCGCAACCAATACACGCCGTGGCGAACGCTGATTTCGGCGTTCAATTGCCCCAGCGATGCCGGTCCGCCGGTGACCTTCGGCACGACCAATTACGGTGCCTGTATCGGTGACACCGTGCGTGCACAGGGCTGGGCCAACATGCCCAAGGAAGTCAAGCGTGGGATGTTCACGCCCGCCAACAAGACGCGATTCCGTGACGTCGTCGACGGGACGGCCAACACGATCGCGATTGCCGAACTGACCAACAGCCTGGGCGACCGCGGCGTCGGTGGCGGTGGTGCCTATGACATCGGTGGTGACATCAACCTGAACCCGCAAGAGTGCTTGGACACCCGCGACCCGCTGCGTCCGAAGTTCTACGCTCCCGGCGTGATGCTGTTCGGCTACAGCGGAAACTTGGGCAAGTGGGGCCAAGCCGGCCGTGGTAACAAGTGGGCCGACGGTGGCGGAAACATGAGTGCCGTCACCACGATCTTGCCGCCCAACAGTCCTTCCTGTGCACGCGGCGGCAACGACGCCGATGACGGGATCTGGAGTGCCGGCAGTTACCACCCCGGCGGCTGTCACGTCGTGATGGGGGACGGTTCGGTCCACTTCGTCAGCGAAGCGATCGATTCCGGCGACTCGACCGTTGCCGCGGTTGGCCGCCCGCAATGGAACGGTTCGCCCGCCGGCAGCCCCAGCCCGTATGGCATCTGGGGTGGCTTGGGAACGATCAATGGTCGCGAACAAGTCAGCGTGGACGATCTGTAA
- a CDS encoding PEP-CTERM sorting domain-containing protein (PEP-CTERM proteins occur, often in large numbers, in the proteomes of bacteria that also encode an exosortase, a predicted intramembrane cysteine proteinase. The presence of a PEP-CTERM domain at a protein's C-terminus predicts cleavage within the sorting domain, followed by covalent anchoring to some some component of the (usually Gram-negative) cell surface. Many PEP-CTERM proteins exhibit an unusual sequence composition that includes large numbers of potential glycosylation sites. Expression of one such protein has been shown restore the ability of a bacterium to form floc, a type of biofilm.) gives MVMGSRALVCCLLASCFATVGPGSGSARAAIVISGYTDATNDRFTNSGSFLLSGFDLSGIGQDASGHWATAIGRNVVISAAHLAPTGTVTFYPANDPGDVPVTIGIADGEKITETDLWIGTLESNLPDAITNYAFATEMLSGPSEALVSAGTYQGVTAFTFGLSQAVNPATRDQAVGQNRITGYVENVDFLGNADNDSLLMQRDDPGDTNFVTYESFFQGGDSGGPTFVDDSGQLVLVGTNAFRYNADDPFAEDPITGSGINYIANQSAFINQYIQAAAVPEPSSLALLTGVTALIVRRRKRKSSSQC, from the coding sequence ATGGTGATGGGTTCCCGGGCTTTGGTTTGCTGCTTGTTGGCGAGTTGCTTTGCGACGGTTGGCCCAGGATCCGGTTCGGCTCGGGCGGCAATCGTCATTTCGGGGTACACCGACGCGACGAACGATCGCTTCACCAATTCAGGCTCGTTTCTGTTGTCCGGTTTTGATTTGTCCGGAATCGGCCAAGATGCCAGCGGCCACTGGGCGACGGCCATCGGTCGCAACGTGGTGATTAGCGCGGCACACCTGGCACCCACCGGAACGGTGACGTTTTATCCGGCAAATGATCCGGGGGACGTGCCGGTAACGATCGGCATCGCCGATGGGGAAAAAATCACGGAGACCGATTTGTGGATCGGGACGTTGGAATCAAACCTGCCCGACGCGATCACCAATTATGCATTCGCGACGGAGATGCTTTCTGGACCGTCCGAGGCGCTGGTCAGTGCGGGAACTTACCAAGGCGTGACGGCTTTCACCTTTGGCCTATCTCAGGCAGTCAATCCTGCGACCCGCGATCAAGCCGTGGGCCAAAACCGGATCACGGGCTATGTGGAGAATGTCGATTTCCTGGGAAACGCAGACAACGACAGCCTGTTGATGCAGCGTGACGATCCCGGCGACACAAACTTCGTGACCTATGAATCGTTTTTTCAAGGCGGTGATTCCGGCGGACCGACGTTCGTCGACGATTCGGGCCAATTGGTTTTGGTCGGCACCAACGCGTTCCGGTACAACGCGGACGATCCATTCGCCGAAGACCCGATCACCGGCAGCGGGATCAACTACATCGCCAACCAGTCGGCGTTTATCAACCAGTACATCCAAGCGGCCGCGGTTCCCGAACCATCCAGTTTGGCGTTGCTGACCGGTGTGACCGCGTTGATCGTGCGTCGTCGAAAGCGAAAGTCATCGTCGCAATGTTGA